From the genome of Homalodisca vitripennis isolate AUS2020 chromosome 8, UT_GWSS_2.1, whole genome shotgun sequence, one region includes:
- the LOC124368014 gene encoding exonuclease GOR-like: MFDLQTPCMESHRYERSSGGFRQNIPLQRTVQMSTLYSQMSRAREGHRDHSERLAKDYLKTVVYVLDCEMGFTVRGLELLKVTVITQGGSLKYESLVRPEAEIVDYNTRFSGVKDEDYRGNFKTLREVHSDLTEFIKEDTILIGHGLENDLRAFNMVHSSCEPPLT; encoded by the exons ATGTTCGACCTGCAGACGCCATGTATGGAGTCCCACCGGTATGAACGGTCCTCTGGAGGGTTCCGTCAGAATATCCCTCTCCAGAGGACCGTCCAGATGTCTACGCTTTACAGTCAGATGTCTAGAGCTCGTGAAGGTCACCGTGATCACTCAGAACGGCTCGCTAAA GATTATCTGAAAACAGTCGTCTACGTCCTTGACTGTGAGATGGGCTTTACAGTCAGGGGCCTAGAGCTCTTGAAGGTCACCGTGATCACTCAGGGCGGCTCCCTAAAGTACGAGTCCCTGGTTCGACCTGAAGCCGAAATCGTAGATTACAACACCAGGTTCTCCGGTGTCAAGGACGAAGACTACCGCGGCAACTTCAAGACGTTGAGGGAAGTACATAGTGACCTGACCGAGTTCATAAAGGAAGACACCATCCTCATAGGCCACGGTCTTGAGAACGACCTCAGAGCCTTCAATATGGTCCACTCTTCCTGTGAACCACCTCTCACATAG
- the LOC124368012 gene encoding putative exonuclease GOR codes for MNGPLEGFVRTLPRQNSTPEDRPDVYALDCEMGFTVRGLELLKVTVITQDGSVKYESLVRPKAEIVDYNTRFSGVKEEEYCGNLRTLREVQSDMTEFIKEDTILIGHGLEKDLRAFRMVYSTYVDTGVVFPHRSKTILRVTRAPRTPWPVWIG; via the coding sequence ATGAACGGTCCTCTGGAGGGTTTCGTCAGGACCCTCCCCCGGCAGAATTCCACTCCAGAGGACCGTCCAGACGTCTACGCCCTTGACTGTGAGATGGGCTTTACAGTCAGGGGCCTAGAGCTCTTAAAGGTCACCGTGATCACTCAGGACGGCTCGGTAAAGTACGAGTCCCTAGTTCGACCTAAAGCCGAAATCGTAGATTACAACACGAGGTTCTCCGGTGTCAAGGAAGAAGAATACTGCGGCAACTTGAGGACGTTGAGAGAAGTACAGAGTGATATGACCGAGTTCATAAAGGAAGACACCATCCTCATAGGCCACGGTCTTGAAAAAGACCTCAGAGCCTTCAGGATGGTCTACTCTACTTATGTAGACACGGGGGTCGTCTTCCCTCATCGATCCAAGACAATCCTGAGGGTCACAAGAGCACCGAGGACGCCATGGCCTGTCTGGATTGGATAA
- the LOC124368013 gene encoding serine/arginine repetitive matrix protein 2-like has translation MVVPDVIPEPGSSPSYSNVRTSQDADTKFVISPAIHFAVRSWSVNVIPGLGMSQRPFLQGRRGDRGHTRAPSYLQVRRRVRGQSRAPSYLQVRRRDRGQSRAPSYLQVRRRVRGQSRVPSYLQVRRRVRGQSQASSYFQVRRSDRGQSRAPSYLQVRRRVRGQSRAPSYLQVRRRDRGQSRAPSYLQVRRRVRGQSRAPSYLQVRRRDRGQSRAPSYLQVRRRVRGQSQAPSYFQVRRRDRGQSRAPSYLQVRRRVRGQSRAPSYLQVRRRDRGQSRAPSYLQVRRRVRGQSRAPSYL, from the coding sequence atgGTGGTTCCTGATGTGATTCCTgaaccaggcagttctccctccTACTCCAACGTCAGAACGTCCCAGGACGCCGATACCAAATTTGTCATCTCCCCGGCGATCCACTTCGCAGTTAGATCTTGGAGTGTCAACGTGATTCCTGGCTTAGGCATGTCACAACGCCCTTTCCTTCAAGGGAGACGAGGGGATAGAGGACACACACGCGCCCCCAGTTACCTCCAAGTGAGACGAAGGGTTAGAGGACAGTCACGGGCCCCCAGTTACCTGCAAGTGAGACGAAGGGATAGAGGACAGTCACGGGCCCCCAGTTACCTGCAAGTGAGACGAAGGGTTAGAGGACAGTCACGCGTCCCCAGTTACCTGCAAGTGAGACGAAGGGTTAGAGGACAGTCACAGGCCTCCAGTTACTTCCAAGTGAGACGAAGTGATAGAGGACAGTCACGCGCCCCCAGTTACCTGCAAGTGAGGCGAAGGGTTAGAGGACAGTCACGGGCCCCCAGTTACCTCCAAGTGAGACGAAGGGATAGAGGACAGTCACGGGCCCCCAGTTACCTGCAAGTGAGACGAAGGGTTAGAGGACAGTCACGCGCCCCCAGTTACCTCCAAGTGAGACGAAGGGATAGAGGACAGTCACGCGCCCCCAGTTACCTGCAAGTGAGGCGAAGGGTTAGAGGACAGTCACAGGCCCCCAGTTACTTCCAAGTGAGACGAAGGGATAGAGGACAGTCACGCGCCCCCAGTTACCTGCAAGTGAGACGAAGGGTTAGAGGACAGTCACGGGCCCCCAGTTACCTCCAAGTGAGACGAAGGGATAGAGGACAGTCACGGGCCCCCAGTTACCTCCAAGTGAGACGAAGGGTTAGAGGACAGTCACGCGCCCCCAGTTACCTCTAA